One window from the genome of Streptomyces sp. NBC_01476 encodes:
- a CDS encoding SDR family NAD(P)-dependent oxidoreductase gives MTITFITGANKGLGHETARRLAELGQTVVLGARDRERGQDAADRIGVRFVPIDVTDDASVAAAASDILEHEGHIDLLINNAGIMEPRVPAGELTSADAANVFQTNVISVVRVTSAFLPLLQKSQHPAVINVSSGVGSQALTHDPDRVESKVVSPLYAASKAAVTMLTIQYAKALSGVRVNAVDPGYTATDLNGRRGQQTVTEGTDAIVALATETSDAGTGRFVDRFGPVPW, from the coding sequence ATGACCATCACCTTCATCACCGGGGCCAACAAGGGTCTCGGCCACGAGACAGCCCGCCGCCTCGCCGAACTCGGCCAGACCGTCGTCCTCGGCGCCCGTGACCGCGAGCGCGGCCAGGATGCCGCGGACCGGATCGGCGTCCGCTTCGTACCGATCGACGTCACCGACGACGCGTCCGTCGCCGCGGCGGCGTCCGACATCCTGGAGCACGAAGGGCACATCGACCTCCTGATCAACAACGCCGGGATCATGGAACCCCGCGTCCCCGCCGGGGAACTCACCTCCGCCGACGCCGCCAACGTCTTCCAGACCAATGTGATCAGCGTCGTCCGTGTCACAAGCGCGTTCCTGCCCCTGCTGCAGAAGTCGCAGCACCCGGCGGTGATCAACGTCAGCAGCGGGGTGGGGTCGCAGGCCCTCACGCACGACCCGGACCGGGTCGAGTCGAAGGTCGTCTCCCCGCTGTACGCGGCGTCCAAGGCCGCGGTGACGATGCTGACCATCCAGTACGCGAAGGCGCTGTCCGGCGTCCGCGTGAACGCCGTCGACCCCGGGTACACCGCCACCGACCTGAACGGGCGCCGGGGTCAGCAGACCGTGACCGAGGGGACCGACGCGATCGTCGCACTGGCGACCGAGACCTCCGACGCCGGTACGGGCCGCTTCGTCGACCGCTTCGGCCCCGTCCCCTGGTGA